The DNA region TGCCGGCGAGGAGCAGGAAGCGCTGCCGGTGCCGACCAAGTTCCTACCCGATGGGACCGGTGAGCGGGGGATACGCTTCAACCTCGGTTTCGAGGCTTTGACCTATCAGGCGGAGACGGACTGGCTGTGGGTCGGCACCGAGAACGCCTTGGTGCAGGACGGCCCGGCAGCGGATGTCGGTCGGCCGAGCCGGGTGCGCCTGCTGGGCTACGACCTCGCCGCCGGCGGGGATCCCGTCGAGCACGCCTATCGCACTGAGCCGGTGGTCGCTGCGGCGGTTCCCGCGGATGCCCTGCGCACCGCCGGCTTGGTCGAGCTGGTGGCCCTCGAAGGGCATCGCTTCCTGGCCCTCGAGCGCTCCTTTTCGGTCGGGGTCGGCACGACGGTGCGCTGCTATCTGTTCGATCTCGCCGCTGCCGTCGACGTGCGCGACGACGGCCTCGTCGGCGCGGCGGTGCCGGTGAAGACGCTGGTCCTCGATCTGGGGGATTTCGGCGTGCCGATGGATAATCTCGAAGGCATCGCCCTGGGGCCGCCGCTGGCCGATGGGCGAGACCTGATGGTGGTGATCTCCGACAACAACTTTTCGGCCGAGCAGCGGACGCTGATCATGGCCTTCGCGCTCGACCGGCGCGTCCTCGAGGAGTGGTGATGAGCTTGCAGGCGGACATCTACGAAAAGCTGGGAGCGTTCTACCTCGGCCGGCCCTACGACCTGAAGACCGGCGAGGGACAGGACGAAGCGCTGCTCTACGACTCGAAGGATCTCTTGACCCACGCCGTCTGTGTCGGCATGACCGGCAGCGGCAAGACCGGTCTGTGCGTCTGTCTGCTCGAAGAGGCGGCGATGGATGGTGTGCCGGCCTTGATCATCGACCCCAAGGGCGACTTGGGCAATCTCCTGCTGACCTTTCCGGACCTGTCGCCGGAGGAGTTCCGTCCTTGGGTCGACGAGGATGCCGCCCGGCGGGCGGGTAAGACGCCGGAGGAGTTCGCGGCGGCCCAGGCGGAGCTGTGGCGCAACGGGCTCGGCCAGTGGGGGCAGACCGGTGAGCGCATTCGGCGGCTGCGCGAGAAGGCCGACTTCGCCATCTACACGCCGGGGAGTGATGCCGGGCGTCCAGTGTCG from Acidobacteriota bacterium includes:
- a CDS encoding esterase-like activity of phytase family protein; this encodes MNRRLALAPGRAGGWSRRHRRELLVLRGLVCLLLLLSWACGGTLPMVERPSDPATTQPPAPFEFLGFAEIATGTRYGDTEIGGLSALVYLPEEGIYLALSDDRSEYAPARFYSLAIDLSDGRLDAGDVEVNGVTTLRSDGQPFPRDSIDPEGLAWVPGRGLYVSSEGDTRAGVAPFVRLFSRAGEEQEALPVPTKFLPDGTGERGIRFNLGFEALTYQAETDWLWVGTENALVQDGPAADVGRPSRVRLLGYDLAAGGDPVEHAYRTEPVVAAAVPADALRTAGLVELVALEGHRFLALERSFSVGVGTTVRCYLFDLAAAVDVRDDGLVGAAVPVKTLVLDLGDFGVPMDNLEGIALGPPLADGRDLMVVISDNNFSAEQRTLIMAFALDRRVLEEW